A section of the Sebastes fasciatus isolate fSebFas1 chromosome 5, fSebFas1.pri, whole genome shotgun sequence genome encodes:
- the nfil3-4 gene encoding nuclear factor, interleukin 3 regulated, member 4 — protein sequence MESLLSPFHGGQDGHILQVEEELVRKGPRRKREFIPEEKKDDLYWEKRRKNNEAAKRSREKRRMSDYVLETHLMALKDENTKLSTELMAIKLRFGLVHPAAYAAHQSNQLQHHGHSSTQPTSTHHQSLQRDYYWGGRDSSVMPRHQPPHPVFIPAYAFHTMRGYSYLNTPTGSGLLTPLVLPRNLLPVHSPHPGAPLLKPIPTRAASDEEEEQQVPGVLSSSFRPPPRKITSREDRNYSPVRQYMSD from the coding sequence ATGGAGTCCCTGTTGTCACCTTTTCATGGAGGCCAAGACGGCCATATTTTACAAGTGGAAGAGGAACTGGTACGTAAGGGACCACGTCGCAAAAGGGAGTTCATACCTGAGGAGAAGAAGGACGACCTCTACTGGGAGAAACGTCGGAAGAACAACGAGGCAGCCAAACGGTCAcgggagaagaggaggatgagcgACTACGTGCTGGAGACTCATCTCATGGCCCTGAAAGATGAAAATACCAAGCTTAGTACTGAATTAATGGCCATCAAGCTGCGCTTTGGCCTGGTCCACCCTGCAGCCTACGCTGCTCACCAGAGTAACCAACTGCAACACCATGGCCACAGCAGCACCCAGCCCACAAGCACACACCACCAGTCCCTGCAGAGAGACTACTACTGGGGTGGCAGAGACTCCTCTGTTATGCCGAGACACCAACCACCTCACCCTGTCTTCATCCCTGCATATGCCTTCCATACCATGAGAGGCTATTCATATTTGAACACGCCTACAGGCTCTGGCCTCCTCACTCCCCTTGTCCTCCCTCGAAATCTCCTGCCCGTCCATTCACCCCATCCGGGAGCTCCCCTACTGAAGCCTATTCCTACGAGAGCTGCctcagatgaggaggaggagcagcaggttcCAGGGGTGCTGTCCTCGTCCTTCCGTCCTCCACCTCGCAAAATCACCTCCAGAGAAGACAGAAACTACTCTCCAGTAAGACAATACATGTCCGACTGA